One Pseudochaenichthys georgianus chromosome 7, fPseGeo1.2, whole genome shotgun sequence DNA segment encodes these proteins:
- the LOC117449788 gene encoding glycerol-3-phosphate dehydrogenase [NAD(+)], cytoplasmic — MAAPKKVCIIGSGNWGSAIAKIVGANAAQNSNFDTTVKMWVFEETVNGRKLTEIINTDHENVKYLPGHKLPANVLAVPDLVDASCDADILVFVIPHQFVAKVCDSIKGKIKTEALGMSLIKGVDEGPDGLKLISDVIQEKLGINMSVLMGANIANEVADEKFCETTIGCKNKHHGALLKELMQTSNFRVTVVEESDVVEICGALKNIVAVGAGFCDGLGFGDNTKAAVIRLGLMEMIAFARIFCTAGPVSSATFLESCGVADLITTCYGGRNRKVAEAFVKTGKTIEELEKEMLNGQKLQGPATAAEVYLILKHKDLVDKFPLFNAVYQICYQGHPVTEFISCLQNHPEHM, encoded by the exons ATGGCAGCTCCGAAGAAAGTCTGCATTATTGGCTCTGGAAACTG GGGTTCTGCCATTGCCAAGATAGTGGGTGCCAATGCTGCTCAGAATTCAAATTTTGACACCACAGTGAAGATGTGGGTGTTCGAGGAGACGGTGAATGGGCGCAAACTGACTGAGATAATCAACACTGACCATGAAAATGTGAAGTACCTTCCTGGTCACAAGCTGCCAGCTAATGTG ctGGCCGTCCCAGACCTGGTGGATGCGTCCTGTGATGCAGACATTTTGGTGTTTGTGATCCCGCACCAGTTTGTCGCAAAAGTGTGCGACTCCATAAAGGGGAAGATAAAGACCGAGGCTCTGGGCATGTCACTTATCAAG GGCGTAGACGAGGGGCCTGATGGACTCAAACTCATCTCCGATGTGATCCAGGAGAAGCTGGGCATCAACATGAGCGTGCTGATGGGTGCCAACATCGCTAATGAGGTGGCTGATGAGAAGTTCTGTGAGACCACCATTG GGTGTAAGAACAAGCACCACGGGGCCCTCCTGAAGGAGCTCATGCAGACCAGCAACTTCAGGGTCACGGTGGTGGAGGAGTCCGACGTGGTGGAGATCTGCGGAGCCCTGAAG AACATCGTTGCGGTCGGAGCCGGTTTCTGTGACGGTCTGGGTTTCGGGGACAACACGAAGGCAGCAGTGATCCGGTTGGGTCTGATGGAGATGATCGCCTTCGCCCGGATCTTCTGCACCGCGGGCCCCGTGTCCTCCGCCACCTTCCTGGAGAGCTGCGGCGTGGCCGACCTCATCACCACCTGCTACGGGGGCCGCAACCGCAAGGTGGCCGAGGCTTTCGTGAAGACTGGGAAG ACCATCGAGGAGCTGGAGAAGGAGATGCTGAACGGTCAGAAGCTGCAGGGCCCGGCCACGGCAGCGGAGGTTTACCTGATCCTCAAGCACAAAGACCTCGTCGACAA GTTCCCCCTGTTCAATGCCGTGTATCAGATCTGCTATCAGGGCCACCCCGTCACGGAGTTCATAAGCTGTTTGCAGAACCACCCTGAGCACATGTAG
- the g6pd gene encoding glucose-6-phosphate 1-dehydrogenase isoform X1 — protein sequence MGTRASAAAGHQDSMTSQATSQRNQKMTKIPLSRSEVFGELRKELHEDEEFHQSDAHIFIIMGASGDLAKKKIYPTLWWLFRDGLLPEQTYFVGFARSDLTVDAIRASCLQYLKVTDKDTERLSAFFSRNTYISGKYADEDSFSKLDTHIQSLPGGTEANRLFYLALPPTVYHNVSKNIRTCCMSTKGWNRVIVEKPFGHDLQSSEELSAHLSSLFTEDQIYRIDHYLGKEMVQNLMVLRFGNRIFGPIWNRDSIACVVLSFKEPFGTQGRGGYFDDFGIIRDVMQNHLLQMLCLVAMEKPASTSSDDVRDEKVKVLKCIAPVTLSDVVLGQYVGDPEGEGDSKLGYLDDPTVPKGSTQATFTTAVLYVHNERWDGVPFILRCGKALNERKAEVRLQFTDVPGDIFGNQCRRNELVVRVQPNEAVYAKMMSKKPGVYFSPEETELDLTYKSRYKDVKLPDAYERLILDVFCGSQMHFVRSDELREAWRIFTPLLHRIDKEKPKPINYKYGSRGPTEADDLSKKVGFRYEGTYKWVNPHRL from the exons ATGGGAACTCGAGCGAGCGCTG CTGCAGGACATCAAGACAGCATGACGAGCCAAGCAACAAGTCAACGAAACC AGAAAATGACCAAGATCCCCCTCTCTCGCTCCGAGGTGTTCGGGGAGCTGAGGAAGGAGCTGCATGAAGATGAAGAGTTCCACCAGTctgacgctcacatcttcatcATCATGGGAGCATCG GGGGATCTGGCTAAGAAGAAAATCTACCCAACTCTATG GTGGCTGTTCAGAGACGGCCTCCTCCCTGAGCAGACATATTTCGTGGGCTTTGCTCGCTCGGATTTGACCGTTGATGCCATTCGAGCTTCTTGCCTGCAGTACCTGAAG gTGACAGATAAAGACACAGAGCGGTTGTCAGCCTTCTTCAGCAGGAACACATACATCAGTGGGAAATATGCCGATGAGGATTCCTTCTCCAAACTCGACACACACATCCAGTCTCTGCCCGGAGGAACCGAGGCCAACCGGCTCTTCTACCTGGCGCTGCCCCCCACCGTCTACCACAACGTCAGCAAGAACATCAGGACCTGCTGTATGAGCACAAA gggctgGAACAGGGTGATCGTGGAGAAGCCGTTTGGACACGACCTGCAGAGCTCTGAGGAGCTGTCCGCTCACCTCTCCTCCCTCTTCACTGAAGATCAAATCTACCGTATCGATCACTACTTGGGCAAAGAGATGGTGCAGAACCTCATGGTGCTCAG GTTTGGAAACCGAATCTTCGGGCCGATCTGGAACAGGGACAGCATAGCCTGTGTTGTTCTCAGCTTTAAAGAACCGTTTGGCACTCAGGGACGAGGAGGCTACTTTGATGATTTTGGCATCATCCG CGACGTCATGCAGAACCATTTGCTGCAGATGCTCTGCCTGGTTGCCATGGAGAAACCAGCCTCCACCAGCTCTGATGACGTCAGGGATGAAAAG GTGAAGGTGCTGAAGTGCATCGCTCCAGTGACCCTGTCAGACGTGGTGCTGGGTCAGTATGTGGGGGATCCAGAGGGGGAGGGAGACTCCAAACTGGGTTACCTCGATGATCCAACTGTTCCCAAAGGATCCACTCAGGCCACCTTCACCACCGCTGTGCTCTATGTGCACAACGAGCGCTGGGATG GTGTTCCTTTCATCCTGCGCTGCGGAAAAGCTCTGAATGAGAGGAAAGCCGAGGTGCGGCTGCAGTTCACAGATGTCCCAGGGGATATCTTTGGAAATCAGTGCCGCAGGAATGAGCTCGTGGTGCGTGTGCAGCCCAACGAGGCCGTCTACGCCAAGATGATGAGCAAGAAGCCCGGCGTGTACTTTAGCCCTGAGGAAACTGAGCTGGACCTCACCTACAAGAGCAGATACAAG GATGTGAAGCTTCCCGACGCCTATGAACGTCTCATCCTGGATGTCTTCTGTGGGAGTCAGATGCACTTTGTACGCAG TGATGAACTAAGGGAAGCATGGAGGATCTTCACACCTCTTCTTCATCGGATAGACAAAGAGAAGCCCAAACCTATTAATTACAAATACGGAAG cCGGGGCCCGACGGAAGCAGACGACCTTTCAAAGAAAGTTGGATTTCGCTATGAAGGCACCTACAAATGGGTGAACCCTCACAGACTGTGA
- the g6pd gene encoding glucose-6-phosphate 1-dehydrogenase isoform X2 translates to MTSQATSQRNQKMTKIPLSRSEVFGELRKELHEDEEFHQSDAHIFIIMGASGDLAKKKIYPTLWWLFRDGLLPEQTYFVGFARSDLTVDAIRASCLQYLKVTDKDTERLSAFFSRNTYISGKYADEDSFSKLDTHIQSLPGGTEANRLFYLALPPTVYHNVSKNIRTCCMSTKGWNRVIVEKPFGHDLQSSEELSAHLSSLFTEDQIYRIDHYLGKEMVQNLMVLRFGNRIFGPIWNRDSIACVVLSFKEPFGTQGRGGYFDDFGIIRDVMQNHLLQMLCLVAMEKPASTSSDDVRDEKVKVLKCIAPVTLSDVVLGQYVGDPEGEGDSKLGYLDDPTVPKGSTQATFTTAVLYVHNERWDGVPFILRCGKALNERKAEVRLQFTDVPGDIFGNQCRRNELVVRVQPNEAVYAKMMSKKPGVYFSPEETELDLTYKSRYKDVKLPDAYERLILDVFCGSQMHFVRSDELREAWRIFTPLLHRIDKEKPKPINYKYGSRGPTEADDLSKKVGFRYEGTYKWVNPHRL, encoded by the exons ATGACGAGCCAAGCAACAAGTCAACGAAACC AGAAAATGACCAAGATCCCCCTCTCTCGCTCCGAGGTGTTCGGGGAGCTGAGGAAGGAGCTGCATGAAGATGAAGAGTTCCACCAGTctgacgctcacatcttcatcATCATGGGAGCATCG GGGGATCTGGCTAAGAAGAAAATCTACCCAACTCTATG GTGGCTGTTCAGAGACGGCCTCCTCCCTGAGCAGACATATTTCGTGGGCTTTGCTCGCTCGGATTTGACCGTTGATGCCATTCGAGCTTCTTGCCTGCAGTACCTGAAG gTGACAGATAAAGACACAGAGCGGTTGTCAGCCTTCTTCAGCAGGAACACATACATCAGTGGGAAATATGCCGATGAGGATTCCTTCTCCAAACTCGACACACACATCCAGTCTCTGCCCGGAGGAACCGAGGCCAACCGGCTCTTCTACCTGGCGCTGCCCCCCACCGTCTACCACAACGTCAGCAAGAACATCAGGACCTGCTGTATGAGCACAAA gggctgGAACAGGGTGATCGTGGAGAAGCCGTTTGGACACGACCTGCAGAGCTCTGAGGAGCTGTCCGCTCACCTCTCCTCCCTCTTCACTGAAGATCAAATCTACCGTATCGATCACTACTTGGGCAAAGAGATGGTGCAGAACCTCATGGTGCTCAG GTTTGGAAACCGAATCTTCGGGCCGATCTGGAACAGGGACAGCATAGCCTGTGTTGTTCTCAGCTTTAAAGAACCGTTTGGCACTCAGGGACGAGGAGGCTACTTTGATGATTTTGGCATCATCCG CGACGTCATGCAGAACCATTTGCTGCAGATGCTCTGCCTGGTTGCCATGGAGAAACCAGCCTCCACCAGCTCTGATGACGTCAGGGATGAAAAG GTGAAGGTGCTGAAGTGCATCGCTCCAGTGACCCTGTCAGACGTGGTGCTGGGTCAGTATGTGGGGGATCCAGAGGGGGAGGGAGACTCCAAACTGGGTTACCTCGATGATCCAACTGTTCCCAAAGGATCCACTCAGGCCACCTTCACCACCGCTGTGCTCTATGTGCACAACGAGCGCTGGGATG GTGTTCCTTTCATCCTGCGCTGCGGAAAAGCTCTGAATGAGAGGAAAGCCGAGGTGCGGCTGCAGTTCACAGATGTCCCAGGGGATATCTTTGGAAATCAGTGCCGCAGGAATGAGCTCGTGGTGCGTGTGCAGCCCAACGAGGCCGTCTACGCCAAGATGATGAGCAAGAAGCCCGGCGTGTACTTTAGCCCTGAGGAAACTGAGCTGGACCTCACCTACAAGAGCAGATACAAG GATGTGAAGCTTCCCGACGCCTATGAACGTCTCATCCTGGATGTCTTCTGTGGGAGTCAGATGCACTTTGTACGCAG TGATGAACTAAGGGAAGCATGGAGGATCTTCACACCTCTTCTTCATCGGATAGACAAAGAGAAGCCCAAACCTATTAATTACAAATACGGAAG cCGGGGCCCGACGGAAGCAGACGACCTTTCAAAGAAAGTTGGATTTCGCTATGAAGGCACCTACAAATGGGTGAACCCTCACAGACTGTGA